The Flavobacterium piscisymbiosum genome includes a region encoding these proteins:
- a CDS encoding peroxiredoxin family protein, which translates to MIKKLFIGGFALLSTITSLSAQTIQVDFPHFAGKEYRYLLDRGDKKDTIASGKLDEAGKTTLVFPFSKKGYAGLSHFLIKEGAGVEFIVNNENFTISCSDEQPSMENIKYTVSTENNFVLDRIQKQKSILEKAGMVQYALKAYKKEEPLYPALEKEKSNLDQQFTALKSETTKSPLYAARFAEIYDFLSGVGSSLDQTEDAKAKEMNTFVIDKMDFGALYTSSLWSPAIESWSQLQQNIIKDDAIWLQDTKKIFVRIRNNGVYTAFAEKMVAVLSKAGKDEMVMAIGEYVKKSGRIENPGQNLQYAITGPIKVAPVLQTATGKKVIKNKTLLFFFESGCNNCENEIHQLIGNYQVVKNKGYEVITVSADLTANAGDGHSHEFPWKEQLCDYKGFAGINFKNYGVIGTPTFFIVDAKGKISGGPYARLIDTGIL; encoded by the coding sequence ATGATAAAAAAACTATTTATAGGAGGTTTTGCTTTGCTAAGCACAATAACCTCATTGTCGGCACAAACCATACAGGTAGATTTTCCGCATTTTGCAGGAAAAGAATATAGGTATCTTCTGGATCGTGGAGATAAAAAAGACACTATAGCATCAGGAAAACTGGATGAAGCGGGTAAAACTACCCTTGTATTCCCATTTAGTAAAAAAGGATATGCCGGGCTTTCTCATTTTTTAATTAAAGAAGGTGCAGGTGTTGAATTTATTGTAAATAATGAAAACTTTACGATATCCTGTTCTGACGAACAGCCAAGTATGGAGAATATAAAATATACGGTCTCAACAGAAAATAATTTTGTGCTTGATAGAATCCAAAAGCAAAAAAGCATTTTAGAAAAAGCAGGAATGGTGCAATATGCACTTAAAGCCTATAAAAAAGAGGAACCTTTATATCCGGCTCTCGAAAAAGAAAAGTCAAATCTGGATCAGCAGTTTACGGCTCTAAAAAGCGAAACGACAAAAAGCCCTTTATATGCGGCACGATTTGCAGAGATCTATGATTTTTTATCGGGTGTGGGCAGCAGTTTAGACCAGACAGAAGACGCCAAAGCCAAAGAAATGAACACTTTTGTAATAGACAAAATGGATTTTGGTGCACTTTATACAAGCAGCTTGTGGAGTCCGGCAATCGAGAGCTGGTCACAATTGCAGCAAAACATAATCAAAGACGATGCAATCTGGTTGCAGGATACTAAAAAGATATTTGTCCGTATTAGAAACAATGGTGTGTATACTGCTTTTGCAGAGAAAATGGTAGCCGTTTTATCAAAAGCAGGCAAAGACGAGATGGTAATGGCAATAGGGGAGTATGTAAAAAAATCCGGTAGGATAGAAAATCCCGGTCAAAACTTGCAGTACGCCATTACGGGACCTATTAAAGTAGCACCGGTATTACAAACTGCAACAGGCAAAAAAGTAATCAAAAACAAAACGTTGTTATTTTTCTTCGAGTCAGGCTGTAACAATTGCGAGAACGAGATTCATCAATTAATAGGTAATTACCAAGTTGTAAAAAACAAAGGTTACGAAGTAATCACAGTATCGGCAGATTTAACGGCAAATGCAGGCGACGGTCATAGTCATGAATTTCCGTGGAAAGAGCAGCTTTGCGATTACAAAGGATTTGCAGGAATAAACTTCAAGAACTACGGGGTTATTGGTACACCAACTTTCTTTATAGTAGACGCCAAAGGAAAAATCTCCGGAGGTCCATACGCAAGACTTATCGATACAGGTATTTTATAG
- a CDS encoding helix-turn-helix domain-containing protein, protein MDIGGNIKKFRELKDITREAIASDLGMSVSNYSKIERGEIDLTLSRIEKIAQILGVDLSQILNFDTSQIFNVAHIDLSQGLGAKAENMYFNTADEYKEKYIKLLEAENERLKSLVKE, encoded by the coding sequence ATGGATATAGGAGGAAATATAAAAAAGTTTAGAGAACTAAAGGATATAACCAGAGAAGCGATAGCATCTGATTTAGGTATGAGTGTAAGTAATTATTCTAAAATTGAAAGGGGGGAAATCGATTTGACTCTTTCACGAATAGAAAAAATAGCCCAAATACTAGGTGTAGATTTATCACAGATATTAAATTTTGATACCTCGCAAATATTTAATGTTGCACACATTGATTTATCACAAGGACTTGGCGCTAAAGCCGAAAATATGTACTTTAATACTGCAGATGAATATAAAGAAAAATATATCAAACTACTAGAAGCCGAAAATGAAAGACTAAAAAGTCTTGTTAAAGAATAG
- a CDS encoding nucleoside permease gives MGIKNRLIIMSFLQFFVWGAWLITIGNYWFGTKNWEGTQFGLVFGTMGIASLFMPTLTGIIADRWVNAEKLYGFLHIIYALVLFGIAQVTTPDNFIYVMFAAMCCYMPTIALSNSISYTSLKLNDKNIVKDFPPIRVWGTIGFIAAMWITNLSGSKATEYQFYIAGVGALILGIYAFTLPKCKPQRLTKEDATLTETLGLEAFKLFGNYKMALFFVFSMFLGGALQLTNAYGDVFLDEFKHFPKYADSFVIEYSTIIMSISQVSETLFILAIPFFLRRFGIKQVMLISMLAWVLRFGLFAFGDPVGGLWMIIMSCIVYGMAFDFFNISGSLFVESNTDSKIRSSAQGLFMMMTNGVGAVLGSLTSGWAIDRFFTKSFSNTSELAGFLQTDATNSKMLDFVKSQGNSVSTDGIFTNPILMKDWHTIWLSFAAYALVIAIAFAVLFKHKHDPKEIENLSH, from the coding sequence ATGGGAATTAAAAACAGGTTGATTATAATGAGCTTTCTTCAATTTTTTGTTTGGGGAGCCTGGCTTATAACAATTGGAAATTATTGGTTTGGAACTAAAAATTGGGAAGGAACCCAATTTGGTCTTGTCTTCGGAACCATGGGAATTGCTTCTTTATTCATGCCAACACTTACCGGGATCATTGCTGACAGATGGGTAAATGCTGAAAAGTTATATGGTTTTTTGCATATAATTTACGCTTTAGTTTTATTTGGTATTGCACAGGTAACCACACCGGATAATTTTATATATGTAATGTTTGCTGCAATGTGTTGTTATATGCCAACAATTGCTTTAAGTAATTCTATTTCATACACCTCGCTTAAGTTAAATGATAAAAACATAGTAAAAGATTTCCCGCCTATTCGTGTTTGGGGAACTATTGGTTTTATCGCTGCAATGTGGATCACTAATTTAAGTGGAAGCAAGGCGACTGAATATCAGTTTTATATTGCTGGGGTTGGAGCCTTAATTCTTGGGATTTATGCGTTTACATTGCCTAAATGTAAGCCACAACGCCTTACCAAAGAAGATGCTACATTAACAGAAACTTTAGGTTTAGAAGCTTTTAAACTTTTTGGAAATTACAAAATGGCTTTGTTTTTTGTGTTTTCTATGTTTTTAGGAGGTGCATTACAATTAACAAATGCTTACGGAGATGTCTTTTTGGATGAATTTAAACATTTTCCTAAATATGCTGATTCTTTCGTAATTGAGTATTCGACTATTATTATGTCGATCTCTCAGGTATCTGAAACTTTATTTATTTTGGCAATTCCGTTTTTCTTAAGACGTTTTGGAATCAAACAAGTAATGTTGATTAGTATGCTCGCTTGGGTATTACGTTTTGGATTATTTGCTTTTGGAGATCCTGTAGGTGGCTTATGGATGATTATTATGTCTTGTATTGTTTACGGAATGGCATTTGATTTCTTTAATATCTCAGGTTCTTTATTCGTAGAAAGCAATACCGATTCTAAAATACGTTCATCAGCTCAAGGATTATTTATGATGATGACCAATGGAGTAGGGGCTGTTTTAGGAAGTTTAACTTCGGGTTGGGCAATTGATCGTTTTTTTACAAAATCATTTAGCAATACAAGTGAATTAGCAGGATTTTTACAAACCGATGCAACAAATTCTAAAATGTTAGATTTTGTAAAAAGTCAGGGAAATTCAGTTTCAACAGACGGAATTTTTACCAATCCAATTTTGATGAAGGACTGGCATACGATCTGGTTGTCGTTTGCGGCTTATGCATTGGTTATCGCAATTGCTTTTGCTGTTTTATTCAAACACAAACACGATCCTAAAGAAATAGAGAATTTGAGTCATTAA
- the cmk gene encoding (d)CMP kinase: MKKITIAIDGFSSTGKSTLAKQLAKELEYVYVDTGAMYRAVAYFAMQNKFIGADFFDKNALKEALPKIQLEFKFNPDLGFGEMFLNGENVEKQIRTIEVSNFVSKVAEVSEVRSKLVEQQQEMGKNAAIVMDGRDIGTVVFPNAELKIFMTASAETRAQRRFDELQQKGDNVSYEDVLKNVVERDHIDTHREDSPLVIADDAIEIDNSYLSREEQFDAVLELVNDVVKTN, encoded by the coding sequence ATGAAAAAAATTACCATTGCTATTGATGGATTCTCATCAACAGGAAAAAGCACTTTAGCAAAACAATTAGCAAAAGAGCTTGAATATGTTTATGTAGATACCGGAGCGATGTATCGTGCAGTTGCCTATTTTGCAATGCAAAATAAGTTTATAGGAGCTGATTTTTTTGATAAAAATGCTTTAAAAGAAGCATTGCCTAAAATTCAGTTAGAATTTAAGTTTAATCCAGATTTAGGTTTTGGTGAAATGTTCCTGAATGGTGAGAACGTCGAAAAACAAATCAGAACTATTGAAGTTTCTAATTTTGTAAGTAAAGTAGCAGAAGTTTCTGAGGTACGTTCTAAATTAGTAGAACAACAACAGGAAATGGGAAAAAATGCAGCAATTGTAATGGACGGAAGGGATATAGGAACAGTTGTTTTCCCGAATGCCGAACTTAAAATATTTATGACTGCAAGTGCCGAAACCCGTGCACAAAGGCGTTTTGACGAATTGCAGCAAAAAGGCGATAATGTATCTTACGAAGATGTTTTGAAAAATGTAGTCGAAAGAGATCATATCGATACACATCGTGAAGATTCTCCTTTGGTGATTGCAGATGACGCCATAGAAATAGATAATTCTTACTTAAGCAGAGAAGAACAATTTGATGCTGTTTTAGAATTAGTAAATGATGTCGTAAAAACGAATTAA
- a CDS encoding murein L,D-transpeptidase catalytic domain-containing protein, giving the protein MKIFSLFLFMTVGFFTGTKHYYKKEVMSTLEVERMNIRIGEIKNMISIDPKYNTKIAFFVDMRIPSGKNRFFVYDLVNNKILDQGLVAHGSGSETGVKGSLKFSNEPNSNCTALGRYSIEKCYKGGFGKSYKLNGLDETNNNALKRAIVLHYYSAVPYDEQDYYISNSHGCPMVNEQFFKRIEKIIDTSKSKIILDVYY; this is encoded by the coding sequence ATGAAAATATTCAGTTTGTTTTTGTTCATGACTGTAGGGTTTTTTACGGGTACAAAGCACTACTATAAAAAAGAAGTTATGTCTACTCTTGAAGTAGAGAGAATGAATATCAGAATAGGTGAGATAAAAAACATGATTAGTATTGATCCTAAATACAATACTAAAATTGCTTTTTTTGTAGACATGAGAATACCATCAGGTAAAAATCGCTTTTTTGTTTATGACTTGGTAAACAATAAAATTTTAGATCAGGGTCTTGTTGCTCATGGTTCCGGATCTGAAACCGGAGTTAAAGGCAGTTTAAAATTCAGTAATGAACCAAACTCAAATTGCACTGCATTAGGAAGATATTCTATCGAAAAATGCTATAAAGGAGGATTTGGAAAATCATATAAATTAAATGGTTTAGACGAGACCAATAATAATGCTTTAAAGAGAGCTATCGTTTTACATTATTATTCAGCTGTTCCTTATGATGAGCAGGATTACTACATCAGTAATAGTCACGGATGCCCAATGGTAAACGAACAATTCTTTAAAAGAATTGAAAAAATAATCGATACTTCAAAATCTAAGATTATTTTGGATGTTTATTATTGA
- the porQ gene encoding type IX secretion system protein PorQ: protein MLKRFVLLLFMLICSVSFGQIGGRYTYQFLNLTTSPRQAALGGKNITIYDEDVNQAMSNPAALNEDMDNHLAMNYGNYYGEASYGTASYAYTYDRHVQTFYAGISYINYGSFDGYDENGQATSDFTGSEGALSLGYAYNIPFTDLHIGANAKLITSTLESYNSIGGAIDVGIMYEIQKNNVNLALVFRNIGTQFTTYSGIQENLPFEIIAGVSQELEHVPIRWYLTLENLQQWNISFSNPVRGETNIDGSTSNEKVSFVNNALRHVILGLELFPQKAFNFRLGYNFRRGEELRIDEQRNFSGISLGFGLKMNKLKFNYSYSRYTLAANTSLFGLILNLQ from the coding sequence ATGTTGAAACGATTCGTTTTACTTTTATTTATGTTAATTTGTTCCGTTTCGTTCGGACAAATAGGAGGGCGTTACACTTATCAATTTCTTAATTTAACGACGTCACCAAGGCAGGCAGCGTTAGGCGGGAAAAATATAACGATTTATGATGAAGATGTCAATCAGGCGATGTCTAATCCAGCAGCTTTAAACGAAGATATGGACAATCACCTTGCAATGAATTATGGTAATTACTACGGAGAAGCTTCTTACGGAACAGCTTCTTACGCTTATACTTACGATCGGCATGTGCAAACATTTTACGCCGGAATAAGTTATATTAACTATGGTTCGTTTGATGGTTATGACGAAAATGGCCAGGCAACATCAGATTTTACAGGGAGCGAAGGTGCTCTTTCCTTGGGTTACGCTTATAATATTCCTTTTACAGACTTACATATCGGAGCTAATGCTAAGTTAATAACTTCGACCTTAGAAAGTTATAATTCGATAGGTGGTGCAATTGATGTGGGAATTATGTATGAAATTCAAAAAAATAATGTAAATTTGGCCCTAGTATTTCGAAATATAGGAACACAGTTTACTACTTATTCAGGAATACAAGAGAATTTGCCCTTTGAAATCATCGCTGGTGTTTCGCAAGAATTAGAACATGTACCTATTCGTTGGTATCTTACTTTAGAGAATTTGCAACAATGGAACATCTCTTTTTCGAATCCCGTTCGTGGCGAAACCAATATTGACGGATCAACAAGTAATGAGAAAGTTTCGTTTGTAAATAATGCTTTACGACATGTTATTCTTGGATTGGAACTTTTTCCTCAAAAGGCATTTAATTTTCGTTTAGGATATAATTTTAGAAGAGGAGAGGAATTAAGAATTGATGAACAACGTAATTTTTCAGGAATCTCATTAGGGTTTGGTTTAAAAATGAATAAGTTAAAGTTTAATTATTCGTACTCAAGATATACATTGGCAGCTAATACAAGTCTTTTTGGTCTAATTTTAAATTTGCAATAA
- the lon gene encoding endopeptidase La: MSNHKILTIDNLSLQEFDSEAELIPLLTPEDEEEMNNEELPLSLPILPLRNTVLFPGVVIPISAGRDKSIKLINDANAGGKIIGVVSQINEEDEDPSKDDIHKIGTVARILRVLKMPDGNVTVILQGKKRFEIDEVVSEDPYITAAIKEVSEDRPEENDTEFTAILDSVKELAIQIIKESPNIPSEATFAIKNIESQSFLINFVSSNMNLSVKEKQGLLSINGLKDRALETLRYMNVELQKLELKNDIQSKVRFDLDQQQREYFLHQQMKTIQEELGGVSQEEEMDEMGLKAKTKKWDEKTQKHFEKELSKMRRMNPQSPDFGIQRNYLELFLELPWGEYSKDKFDLKHAQKILDKDHFGLEEVKKRMIEHLAVLKLRNDMKSPIICLTGPPGVGKTSIGRSVAEALGREYVRISLGGLRDEAEIRGHRKTYIGAMPGRIIQSLKKAGTSNPVFILDEIDKLSSGNSGDPSSALLEVLDPEQNNAFYDNFLEMGYDLSKVMFIATSNNMATIQPALRDRMEVIKMSGYTIEEKVEIAKRHLFPKQLEAHGLTAKDLTIGKKQLEKIVEGYTRESGVRNLETKIAQVIRNAAKSVAMEEEYNKKVTDEDIVKVLGVPRLERDKYENNDIAGVVTGLAWTSVGGDILFIESLISEGKGSLTITGNLGTVMKESATIALEYIKANAKKLGLDVALFQKYNIHLHVPEGATPKDGPSAGIAMLTSLVSLLTQKKVKKSLAMTGEITLRGKVLPVGGIKEKILAAKRANIKEIILCHENKSDIDEIKAEYLEGLTFHYVKEMSEVLALALTDQSVKNAKQLK, encoded by the coding sequence ATGTCAAACCATAAAATACTCACAATTGACAATCTGTCACTTCAAGAATTTGATTCAGAAGCAGAATTGATTCCATTATTAACTCCAGAAGACGAAGAGGAAATGAACAATGAGGAGCTTCCGCTTTCATTACCTATTTTGCCTTTACGTAATACTGTTTTATTTCCGGGAGTTGTTATTCCTATTTCTGCAGGAAGAGACAAATCGATTAAATTAATAAACGATGCTAATGCCGGCGGAAAAATCATTGGAGTAGTTTCTCAAATTAATGAAGAAGACGAAGATCCATCGAAAGATGATATTCATAAAATAGGAACTGTAGCCAGAATTCTACGCGTTTTAAAAATGCCTGACGGAAATGTTACCGTTATTTTACAAGGAAAAAAACGTTTTGAAATTGATGAAGTTGTTTCAGAAGATCCTTATATTACTGCAGCAATCAAAGAAGTTTCAGAAGACCGTCCTGAAGAAAATGACACTGAATTTACAGCTATTTTAGATTCTGTCAAAGAATTGGCCATTCAAATTATAAAGGAAAGTCCAAACATTCCTTCAGAAGCTACTTTTGCGATTAAAAACATTGAAAGCCAGTCGTTTTTGATCAATTTCGTTTCTTCGAATATGAATTTGTCGGTAAAAGAAAAACAAGGCTTATTATCGATAAACGGATTAAAAGACAGAGCGCTTGAAACCTTGCGTTATATGAACGTTGAGCTGCAAAAGTTAGAATTGAAGAATGACATTCAGTCAAAAGTTCGTTTTGATTTAGACCAGCAGCAACGTGAATATTTCCTTCATCAGCAAATGAAAACCATTCAGGAAGAACTGGGAGGCGTTTCGCAAGAAGAGGAAATGGACGAAATGGGACTGAAAGCGAAAACCAAAAAATGGGACGAAAAAACGCAGAAACATTTCGAAAAAGAATTGTCTAAAATGCGCAGAATGAACCCGCAATCACCAGATTTTGGAATTCAGCGTAATTATTTAGAGTTGTTTTTAGAATTGCCTTGGGGCGAATATTCTAAAGATAAATTTGACTTGAAACATGCTCAGAAAATATTAGATAAAGATCATTTTGGACTTGAAGAAGTTAAGAAAAGAATGATCGAACATTTGGCTGTATTGAAACTTCGTAACGATATGAAATCGCCTATTATATGTTTAACAGGTCCTCCGGGAGTTGGTAAAACATCTATCGGACGTTCGGTTGCAGAAGCTTTAGGTCGTGAATATGTGCGTATTTCGTTAGGTGGATTACGTGACGAAGCAGAAATTCGCGGGCATAGAAAAACGTATATTGGTGCAATGCCAGGAAGAATTATTCAGAGTTTAAAGAAAGCCGGAACATCAAATCCTGTTTTTATTTTAGATGAGATTGACAAACTTTCGAGTGGAAATAGTGGTGATCCGTCTTCAGCTTTATTAGAAGTTTTAGATCCGGAACAAAACAATGCTTTTTATGACAATTTCCTTGAAATGGGTTATGATTTATCTAAAGTAATGTTTATCGCGACATCTAACAATATGGCGACTATTCAGCCTGCTTTGCGTGACAGAATGGAAGTAATTAAGATGTCAGGTTATACAATTGAAGAAAAAGTAGAAATTGCAAAAAGACACCTTTTTCCTAAACAACTTGAAGCACACGGATTAACAGCTAAAGATTTAACGATTGGTAAAAAACAATTAGAAAAAATAGTAGAAGGTTATACACGTGAATCTGGCGTTCGTAACTTAGAAACTAAAATTGCGCAGGTGATTCGTAATGCAGCAAAATCTGTAGCGATGGAAGAGGAGTACAATAAAAAAGTAACTGACGAAGATATCGTAAAAGTTTTGGGTGTACCAAGATTAGAGCGTGATAAATACGAAAACAACGATATTGCAGGAGTTGTGACAGGATTAGCATGGACAAGTGTTGGCGGAGATATTTTGTTTATAGAATCCTTAATTTCTGAAGGTAAAGGTTCATTGACCATTACAGGAAATTTAGGTACAGTAATGAAAGAATCAGCTACAATTGCTTTAGAATATATTAAAGCAAATGCTAAGAAATTAGGATTGGATGTAGCATTGTTTCAAAAATACAATATTCACTTACACGTTCCTGAAGGTGCTACACCAAAAGACGGGCCAAGTGCCGGTATTGCAATGTTGACTTCTTTGGTTTCTTTATTGACTCAAAAGAAAGTAAAGAAAAGCTTGGCTATGACAGGTGAAATTACGCTTCGAGGAAAAGTTTTACCAGTTGGCGGAATCAAAGAAAAAATCTTAGCAGCAAAAAGAGCGAATATTAAAGAAATCATTTTATGTCACGAAAACAAAAGCGACATTGATGAAATCAAAGCAGAATATTTAGAAGGCCTGACTTTTCATTATGTAAAAGAAATGAGCGAAGTATTAGCCTTGGCTTTGACAGATCAAAGTGTGAAAAACGCAAAACAATTGAAATAA
- a CDS encoding DUF6252 family protein, which translates to MKKNYILFLLLFALGISFTSCTKDFEDGLNYNNGNQEAGNGNGNNPAGTGVFKATVGGNAFVANGSSAIVTDNFVLIAGIRTSNKDLIQITLPSNKVGTYTWANSKDDGEKFVLSYGSVDTENPFISASNEVAEFFGVKNYTDTAIVTITAVDKTKKTISGTFQFTGFRDLGDDKTETKIITNGSFTNIPYTETAPVEESDGFLNAKIDGVDFVENDIDVASVSSSGVYPYFSIVGAKNGGNEDSVRIGVSKSYGVGTYQASSVTLNGGGEELVNVANASCTLDDLLYTTESGSLTITSKTATKIEGTFNFVVSNFTTGKKKTITGSFGINTEDL; encoded by the coding sequence ATGAAAAAAAATTACATTTTATTTCTTTTGCTTTTTGCTTTGGGAATATCTTTTACTTCTTGTACTAAAGACTTTGAGGATGGGCTAAATTATAATAATGGCAATCAGGAGGCTGGTAACGGAAACGGAAATAATCCAGCCGGTACAGGAGTTTTTAAGGCAACCGTGGGAGGAAATGCCTTTGTTGCTAATGGTTCAAGCGCCATTGTAACAGATAATTTTGTACTCATTGCAGGAATTAGAACATCAAATAAAGATTTAATTCAGATAACTTTACCAAGTAATAAAGTAGGAACTTATACATGGGCAAATAGTAAAGATGACGGTGAAAAATTTGTCCTGTCTTATGGCTCAGTAGATACTGAAAATCCATTTATAAGCGCATCAAATGAAGTTGCAGAATTTTTTGGAGTTAAAAATTACACTGATACGGCAATTGTGACCATTACAGCAGTAGATAAAACTAAAAAAACTATTTCAGGAACATTTCAATTTACAGGTTTTAGAGATTTAGGTGATGATAAAACCGAAACCAAGATAATTACTAATGGTTCTTTTACGAATATACCTTATACAGAAACCGCACCTGTTGAAGAGTCTGACGGTTTTTTAAATGCAAAAATAGATGGCGTTGACTTTGTTGAAAACGATATTGATGTGGCTAGTGTAAGTTCAAGTGGTGTTTATCCGTATTTTAGCATAGTAGGAGCAAAGAATGGAGGTAATGAGGATAGTGTTCGTATAGGCGTTAGTAAATCATATGGTGTTGGAACATATCAGGCTTCGAGTGTTACATTGAATGGAGGCGGAGAGGAACTTGTAAATGTTGCGAATGCATCTTGTACTTTAGATGACCTTTTGTATACCACCGAATCAGGTTCGCTAACCATTACTTCAAAAACAGCAACAAAAATAGAAGGTACTTTTAATTTCGTTGTTAGTAATTTTACTACTGGTAAGAAAAAAACAATTACAGGGTCTTTTGGTATAAATACTGAGGATCTGTAA
- a CDS encoding RNA polymerase sigma factor, whose translation MSITNQNIEELIALCKENNQKAQFEVYNRYSKAMYNVAYRIVKDEHFAQDVMQEGFLKAFTKINDYKQEVAFGAWLKKIIVNYSIDFYKKNNAFQVEDLSKTLYKIEENDSFFSENIDLNSLKVKQVLDTILSLKDNYRMVLTLFYIEGYDQEEICEILNISYANCRTTLSRAKEGLRKKLEEI comes from the coding sequence TTGAGTATAACAAACCAAAATATCGAAGAATTAATCGCGCTTTGTAAAGAAAACAATCAAAAGGCACAATTTGAAGTTTACAATCGTTACAGTAAAGCTATGTACAACGTAGCTTACCGTATTGTAAAAGATGAACATTTTGCACAAGACGTTATGCAGGAAGGTTTCCTTAAGGCTTTTACAAAAATTAACGACTACAAACAAGAAGTGGCTTTTGGAGCATGGTTAAAGAAAATAATTGTCAATTATAGTATTGACTTTTATAAAAAAAATAATGCCTTTCAAGTTGAAGATCTAAGTAAGACATTATATAAAATAGAAGAAAATGATAGTTTTTTTTCTGAAAATATAGATTTGAATTCACTTAAAGTGAAACAGGTTTTAGATACCATCTTAAGTTTAAAAGACAATTACCGCATGGTTTTGACGCTTTTTTATATTGAAGGTTATGATCAGGAAGAAATATGTGAAATTCTGAATATTAGTTATGCTAACTGTAGAACTACACTGAGCAGAGCAAAAGAAGGTTTACGAAAAAAATTAGAGGAGATATGA
- a CDS encoding anti-sigma factor, which translates to MKKENDELDQLFEKFENQWDVKRMNADHQVDFLNKLNNKKQPKKKNHAVWAIAASIVILLGVSLFYNNNEKPKEFKFASKETKRTDSIFSILIDNELVKLKEKSSPENEQIINDALKQMKVFDADYAKIIKEVQKNGENKQIIYAMISNLQTRISFLQTVLQRIEENEKFKNTTDEKTL; encoded by the coding sequence ATGAAAAAGGAAAATGACGAATTAGATCAATTATTTGAAAAATTTGAAAATCAATGGGATGTAAAAAGGATGAATGCAGATCATCAGGTTGATTTCTTAAATAAATTGAATAACAAAAAACAACCAAAGAAAAAGAATCATGCAGTTTGGGCAATTGCTGCTTCTATTGTGATATTACTGGGAGTGTCTCTGTTTTATAATAATAACGAAAAGCCTAAGGAATTCAAATTTGCTTCAAAAGAAACAAAAAGAACCGATTCGATATTTAGTATTTTAATTGATAATGAGCTAGTTAAATTAAAAGAAAAAAGTTCGCCTGAAAATGAGCAAATCATTAATGACGCATTAAAACAAATGAAAGTTTTTGATGCAGATTATGCAAAAATTATAAAAGAAGTTCAGAAAAATGGCGAGAATAAACAAATTATTTACGCCATGATCAGCAATCTTCAAACCAGAATATCTTTTTTACAAACAGTTTTACAACGAATTGAAGAAAACGAAAAATTTAAAAATACCACAGATGAAAAAACATTATAA